A stretch of the Balearica regulorum gibbericeps isolate bBalReg1 chromosome 23, bBalReg1.pri, whole genome shotgun sequence genome encodes the following:
- the HYLS1 gene encoding centriolar and ciliogenesis-associated protein HYLS1, protein MEEMTGLDSYSWVAPKDEERLAATPAPSQLYTQQGRSEERARPCDDPYAEASLFFGVRPTLPTFSEDRRGTRRLLMKRKVLRRRPDGGVEVSDESATSELESDAEVWDLRQKMLQLRTGPEDSISEGEIETSSSSLDESPHRWSRGDSPTFLLGDFGSRSSPVSQYSAAAGQPKSFIPPRFEPLGRNRGKTDRVAKYFEYKREWEKFRIPGEDQRQELRWGIREQMLCRPELPSKPQHLYIPNDYTVPTEKKRAALRWEVRWDLANGLIPRKNTS, encoded by the coding sequence atGGAGGAGATGACGGGACTGGACAGCTATAGCTGGGTCGCTCCCAAGGATGAGGAGCGGCTGGCAGCCACGCCGGCCCCGAGCCAGCTGTACACTCAGCAAGGACGCAGCGAGGAGCGGGCACGTCCCTGTGACGATCCCTACGCGGAGGCCTCCCTCTTTTTTGGGGTACGACCAACCCTTCCTACATTTTCCGAGGATCGGAGGGGAACCAGGAGGTTGCTGATGAAAAGGAAGGTGCTGAGGCGCAGACCTGACGGAGGAGTAGAGGTCTCTGACGAGTCAGCGACCAGCGAGCTGGAGAGCGATGCCGAGGTTTGGGACCTGAGGCAGAAAATGCTTCAGTTAAGGACCGGTCCAGAGGACAGCATCTCCGAGGGGGAAATCGAGACGAGCAGCAGCTCCCTTGACGAATCCCCTCACCGGTGGTCCCGTGGGGACAGCCCCACCTTTCTCCTTGGGGATTTCGGGAGCCGGAGCTCTCCCGTGTCTCAGTACAGCGCTGCAGCGGGACAACCCAAGTCCTTCATTCCTCCACGGTTTGAGCCGCTGGGCCGTAACCGGGGAAAAACCGACCGGGTGgccaaatattttgaatataaacGAGAATGGGAAAAATTCCGAATCCCAGGGGAGGATCAACGGCAAGAACTGCGCTGGGGTATTCGGGAGCAGATGCTCTGCAGACCCGAGCTCCCCAGCAAGCCGCAGCACCTCTACATCCCCAACGATTACACCGTGCCAACCGAAAAAAAGAGAGCTGCCCTGCGCTGGGAGGTGCGCTGGGACCTGGCCAACGGCCTCATCCCCAGAAAAAACACCTCCTAG
- the DDX25 gene encoding LOW QUALITY PROTEIN: ATP-dependent RNA helicase DDX25 (The sequence of the model RefSeq protein was modified relative to this genomic sequence to represent the inferred CDS: deleted 2 bases in 1 codon) encodes MAAAGDSGGWSGRVGAGGSPGPAGPQPLRTPVTAASPPPQLPGLSPLPRRRDPFVYRRGGRGDEKEEEDDDDRVDSAETSLLNKLIRTSLVESSHHVEILQQDPSSPLFSVKTFEELPLKKELLQGIYIMGFNRPSKIQETALPIMLAYPPQNLIAQSQSGTGKTAAFVLAMLSRVNAAEKYPQCLCLAPTYELALQIGRVIETIGRFCANIKVTYAVRGNRVLQGAALEEQIVIGTPGTMLDWCFKRRVVDVKKITMFVLDEADIMIDSQGLSYQSIRIQRALPKGCQMLLFSATFKESVRAFAVQIVSNPIVIKLREEELTLSNIRQYFFVCRSREEKYRALCNIYGSVTIGQAMIFCQTRRSADWLSVEMSQDGHQVAILTAELTVAQRADVIQRFRDGKEKVLIATNVCARGIDVQQVTIVVNFSLPTDQNSEPDFETYLHRIGRTGRFGKKGIAFSMVESQNVGLVQMIEEHFQTKIKQLDPDDMDELEKLEN; translated from the exons ATGGCTGCGGCGGGGGACAGCGGCGGCTGGTCGGGGCGGGTGGGTGCCGGGGGTTCACCCGGTCCCGCGGGGCCGCAGCCCCTCCGTACCCCGGTAACGGCCgcctctccc cctccccagctccccgggCTGTCCCCCCTGCCGCGCCGCCGGGACCCCTTCGTGTACCGCCGGG GAGGCCGCGGCGatgagaaggaggaggaggacgacgACGACAGAG tGGACTCGGCGGAAACCTCCCTGCTGAACAAGCTGATCCGCACGTCCCTCGTGGAGTCCAGCCATCACGTGGAGATCCTGCAGCAGGACCCCAGCTCCCCGCTCTTCTCCGTCAAAACCTTCGAAGAGCTGCCGCT gaagaAAGAGCTTCTGCAGGGGATTTACATCATGGGCTTCAACAGACCCTCCAAAATCCAGGAGACGGCTCTGCCAATCATGCTGGCGTACCC GCCCCAAAATCTGATTGCCCAGAGCCAGTCAGGGACAGGGAAAACGGCAGCTTTTGTCTTGGCGATGCTGAGCAGAGTTAATGCTGCTGAGAAATACCCACAG TGCCTCTGCCTGGCTCCCACCTATGAGCTGGCCCTGCAGATTGGGCGCGTGATCGAGACCATCGGGCGCTTTTGCGCCAACATCAAGGTTACCTACGCCGTCCGGGGAAACCGAG TTCTGCAGGGCGCCGCGCTGGAGGAGCAGATCGTCATCGGGACGCCGGGGACGATGCTGGACTGGTGTTTCAAACGGAGGGTCGTGGACGTGAAGAAGATCACCATGTTCGTGCTGGACGAGGCCGACATCATGATCGACTCCCAGGGCCTCTCCTATCAAAGCATTCGCATTCAGAG gGCTTTACCCAAGGGCTGCCAGATGCTGCTGTTCTCGGCCACCTTCAAGGAATCTGTACGGGCTTTCGCCGTGCAAATCGTCTCCAACCCCATCGTGATAAAGCTGCGCGAGGAAGAGCTCACCCTCAGCAACATCAGGCAGTACTTCTTCgtctgcaggagcagggaggagaagtACAGAGCCCTCTGCAACATCTACGGCAGCGTCACCATCGGCCAGGCCATGATCTTCTGCCAG ACTCGTCGGAGCGCGGACTGGCTGTCGGTGGAGATGAGCCAGGACGGGCACCAGGTAGCCATCCTGACGGCCGAGCTGACGGTAGCCCAGCGCGCTGATGTCATCCAACGCTTCCGCGACGGGAAGGAGAAGGTCCTCATCGCCACCAATGTCTGCGCCAGAG GGATCGACGTGCAGCAGGTCACCATCGTGGTGAACTTCAGCCTCCCCACCGATCAGAACAGTGAGCCGGATTTCGAGACCTACCTCCACCGCATCGGGCGAACGGGACGCTTCGGGAAGAAGGGCATTGCCTTCAGCATGGTGGAAAGCCAGAACGTGGGGCTGGTGCAGATGATAGAGGAGCATTTCC agACCAAGATCAAGCAGCTGGACCCAGATGACATGGACGAGCTCGAGAAGCTTGAAAACTGA